TGTAAATATTACAGAATCTCAAGCTAAAAAAATTGTTGGTCAGTTTGAAAAACAAGTGGAAGTTATTAGAGCATATTATCATAAAGATGAAGAGACTATTTATACCGAGTCTTGTATGTTCAAAATAAAATCGGCTTTATTATTTGAAGAACCTCAAATTCAAAATATAATAAAAGATAGTAATGCTAGAATTGTTACCGTAAACAAAGAGTTTTTTGTACTTGAAAAATCTGGTAGAAGAAACGAAATTGAATCTTTACATAGAGATTTAAATGTGTTTGGCATTATGCAATTTGTTCGTGCAGGACGTATTGCAGTAACAAAAGATGAAATGAAAATAACCGAAATGCTACAAGCATTCAATAATCATAATAACTAAAATTAAAAATGGGAAATTATTTTAATACACTATCGTTAAGAGATAAATTGACTCAATTGTCTAAATGTAGATTTATGGACTCTTCAGAATTTGAAGATGGTGTAAATGTTTTAAAAGGTAAGAAAATTGTAATCGTAGGATGTGGAGCGCAAGGACTTAACCAAGGGTTAAACATGAGAGATTCTGGATTAGATATTTCTTATGCATTACGTGCAGAAGCCATTGCTGAAAAACGTAAATCATTTTTAAACGCATCAGAAAACGGATTTAACGTTGGTACTTACGAAGAATTAATTCCAACAGCCGATTTAGTATTAAATTTAACGCCAGACAAACAACATACAAGTGTAGTAAAAGCGGTTATGCCTTTAATGAAAAAAGGTGCTACTTTATCGTATTCTCACGGTTTTAATATCGTTGAAGAAGGAACTCAAATCCGTGAAGACTTAACAGTTATTATGGTAGCTCCTAAATGTCCAGGAACTGAAGTAAGAGAAGAATATAAAAGAGGCTTTGGTGTGCCAACTTTAATTGCAGTACACGAAGAAAACGATCCAGAAGGAAAAGGCTGGGCACAAGCTAAGGCGTATGCAGCAGCAACTGGAGGAGATAAAGCTGGTGTATTAGCATCATCTTTTATTGCAGAAGTGAAATCGGATTTAATGGGAGAGCAAACCATTCTTTGTGGTTTGTTACAAACAGGTTCTATTCTTTGCTTTGATAAAATGATTGAAAAAGGAATTGATGCTGGATATGCTTCAAAATTAATTCAATATGGTTGGGAAACTGTTACTGAAGGTCTTAAATATGGTGGTATCACGAATATGATGGACAGACTTTCTAATCCAGCTAAAATAAAAGCTTTTGAGCTTTCAGAAGAATTAAAAGATATTATGCGCCCATTATTCCAAAAACATATGGACGACATTATGGAAGGTCGTTTTTCTAGCGGCATGATGGCTGACTGGGCTAATGATGATAAGGATTTATTAGGATGGAGAGCTGCAACAGCTGAAACAGCATTTGAAAAAACACCTGCTGGGAATGTTGAAATTTCAGAACAAGAGTTCTACGATAATGGTGTATTAATGGTAGCTATGGTAAG
The genomic region above belongs to Mariniflexile litorale and contains:
- the ilvN gene encoding acetolactate synthase small subunit, with protein sequence MNEEIKTLTISIYTENNIGLLNRISAIFQRRHINIESLTTSQSEIDGVNRFVIVVNITESQAKKIVGQFEKQVEVIRAYYHKDEETIYTESCMFKIKSALLFEEPQIQNIIKDSNARIVTVNKEFFVLEKSGRRNEIESLHRDLNVFGIMQFVRAGRIAVTKDEMKITEMLQAFNNHNN
- the ilvC gene encoding ketol-acid reductoisomerase gives rise to the protein MGNYFNTLSLRDKLTQLSKCRFMDSSEFEDGVNVLKGKKIVIVGCGAQGLNQGLNMRDSGLDISYALRAEAIAEKRKSFLNASENGFNVGTYEELIPTADLVLNLTPDKQHTSVVKAVMPLMKKGATLSYSHGFNIVEEGTQIREDLTVIMVAPKCPGTEVREEYKRGFGVPTLIAVHEENDPEGKGWAQAKAYAAATGGDKAGVLASSFIAEVKSDLMGEQTILCGLLQTGSILCFDKMIEKGIDAGYASKLIQYGWETVTEGLKYGGITNMMDRLSNPAKIKAFELSEELKDIMRPLFQKHMDDIMEGRFSSGMMADWANDDKDLLGWRAATAETAFEKTPAGNVEISEQEFYDNGVLMVAMVRAGVELAFEAMTDSGIIDASAYYESLHETPLIANTIARRKLYEMNSVISDTAEYGCYLFDHACKPLLADFMKKIDTDVIGKAYAKDNGKAVDNAKLIAVNKALRDHPVEKVGSFLRASMTAMKPIV